The following is a genomic window from Streptomyces lincolnensis.
GAAGGACGTGTAGACCAGGTCGCCCACGTACGGGTGGCGCGGGTGGACCTCCATCTGGTTGCAGTACTCCCACGTACGACGGATCTCGTCGATGTCGGAGAAGTCGATCTGCGGGTCGACGCCCTGGGAGAACAGGTTCATGCCCAGGGTGACCAGGTCGACGTTGCCGGTGCGCTCGCCCTGCCCGAACAGGCAGCCCTCGACGCGGTCGGCGCCGGCCATCAGCGCCAGTTCGGCGGCGGCGACGGCCGTACCGCGGTCGTTGTGCGGGTGGACGGAGATGACGACGTGCTCGCGGCGGGAGATGTTGCGGCTCATCCACTCGAAGCGGTCCGCGTGCGTCGACGGGGTCGAACGCTCCACCGTGGCGGGCAGGTTGAGGATGATCTCGCGGCCCGGACCGGGCTGGTAGACGTCCATCACCGCCTCGCAGACCTCCAGCGCGAAGTCCAGCTCGGTGTCGGTGAAGATCTCCGGGCTGTACTGGTAGCCGAACTCGGTCTCGGGGCCCAGCAGTTTCTCCGCGTACTCCATGACCAGGCGCGTGCCGTCGACGGCGATCTGCTTGATGTCGTCCTTGGAGCCGCGGAAGACCACGCGGCGGAAGACGGGCGCGGTGGCGTTGTAGAGGTGGACGGTCGCCCGCTTGGCGCCCTTCAGGGACTCCACCGTGCGCTCGATCAGGTCCTCGCGGGCCTGGGTCAGTACGGAGATGGTGACGTCGTCGGGGATGGCCCCGGGCTCCTCGACGATGGAGCGTACGAAGTCGAAGTCCGTCTGTCCCGACGCCGGGAAGCCGACCTCGATCTCCTTGTAGCCCATCTTGACCAGCTGGTCGAACATCCGGCGCTTGCGCTCGGGTGACATCGGGTCGATCAGGGCCTGGTTGCCGTCACGCAGGTCGGTGGAGAGCCAGCGGGGGGCGACGGTGATCCGGTTGTCCGGCCAGGTGCGGTCCGGGATGTCGACCTGCTCGTACCGGCCGTACTTGTGGATCGGCATGGTGCTGGGCTGCTGACGGTTCTGGCTGGTCGCCATGATGCGGGGGCTCCTCAGGATGTCCGGAAGGACGGCCGACGACGCAACGCCAAGCTCCGCGGGGAGGGAGTCGACCTGGCTTACAGGCCCTCGCCGCGGCAGCTAAGGAGAAGCAGCCCGAAACGCATGATGCGAAGCATGCTAGCCGAGCCCCTTCGGATGCGCGGGTCCGTATCAGTATGCGGGACCCGCGGAACGAACGGGACAAAAAGTGCGCCATACCACTTCGTCACGGAGCGTGCGCTTCCTTGTCGGCACATTTCACCAATCATGGTTGCGAGTGGTGACAGTCACGTCACTCAGTGCAAGGGTGCCGGGCATGACGACAAACGGGGGCTTTGAGCCCGTCTTCTGCACCGTCGTTCCGCCACACGTCCTCGACAAACTGGCCCGGAACGACGACCCCGCACTCTCCGGTCCCGCCCGGCGCACCCTGCTGAGGGACAGCGAACTGCGCTCCCGGCGCCGCGTGACCACCGAGTTCCGCCTCATGGCCGCGCCGACGGCGAAGGCACCGTCGGACCAGCCTCTGCGGACGATCTACGACGCCGAACACAAAACCGACCTGCCCGGCACCAAGGTCCGCGGCGAGGGTTCCGAACCGGGCCAGGACGCCACCGTCAACCGTGCCTACGCCGGCCTCGGCGCCACCTTCGACCTCTTCCTCAAGGCCTACGGCCGCCACTCGATCGACGGCGACGGTCTGCCCCTGGACGCGACCGTCCACTACGACGAGAACTACGGCAACGCCTTCTGGAACGGCGAGCAGATGGTGTTCGGCGACGGCGACGGCGAGATCTTCCTCGACTTCACCCTCCCGATCGACGTCATCGGCCACGAGCTGGCCCACGGCGTCACGCAGTACACCGCGAACCTCACCTACTTCGGCCAGCCGGGCGCCCTGAACGAGTCGATGTCCGACGTCTTCGGCTCGCTCATCAAGCAGTACACGCTCGGCCAGACCGCCGCCGAGGCCGACTGGCTGATCGGCGCGGGCCTGCTCGCCCCCGGCGTCTCCGGCAAGGCCCTGCGCTCCATGAAGGAGCCGGGCAGCGCCTACGACGACGACGTCCTCGGCAAGGACCCGCAGCCGGCGACCATGGACGACTACGTCCGCACCGGCCGCGACAACGGCGGCGTCCACATCAACTCCGGCATCCCCAACCACGCCTTCTACCTGGTCGCCACGGCCCTCGGCGGCCACGCCTGGGAGAAGGCGGGCCGGATCTGGTACGACGCCCTGGCCGGCGGCGAGCTGGACGAGCGCGCCTTCTTCGCCGACTTCGCCAAGCTCACCGTCAAGGTCGCGCGCGAGCACTTCGGCGACGGCGGCGAGGAGCTCCGGGCGGTGGAGAAGGCCTGGGAGCAGGTGGGGGTGCGGATTCTCTGAGTCCGTACTAGACACGGACCCATGCGTATTCAGGTGAGGCGCACGGGCGGATTCGCGGGCATCGAGCGGCACGCCGAGGTGGACACCTCGGGGCGGCCCGATGCCCACGAGTGGCACGCCCTGGCCGAGAAGGCGATCGCCGCCGGCCGGGGCACGCCCCCGATCGGGGTTCCGGACGGCTTCAGCTACCAGATCACGGTGGACGGCAAGACCGTCTACGCGGCGGATCCACGGCTGACGGAGGAACAGCGCAGGCTGATCTCACGCGTGCTGAAGGAGGGTGCGTGAGCGTACTGAAGCAGGGTGCGTGAGCGTACTGAAGGAGGATGCGTAACTCGTTCTTCACGCCCGCCCGTTGACTTCCGTTACCCCTGGTACGGATGATCCGGCCCATGGCGACCGATGAACACAGCGCGACGCACCCGATACCTCAGTTCCCGGACGGCTTCCTGTGGGGCGTCTCGACCTCCGCCCACCAGATCGAGGGCGCGGCCGACGAGCGCGAGCCGTCGGTCTGGGACACCTTCTCGGCGGAGCCGGGGCGGGTGAAGGACGGCTCGACGGCGGCGGTGGCCTGCGACCACTACCACCGCTACCGCGAGGACGTGGCCCTCCTGGCCGACCTGGGCGTGGACGCGTACCGCTTCTCGGTCTCCTGGCCGCGCGTCCTGTCGAAGGGCGGTCTCGACTTCTACGACCGTCTGGTCGACGAACTGACCGGGGCGGGCGTACGACCGGTCCCGACCCTCTTCCACTGGGACCTGCCGCTGGAGTTCCATCAGGCGGGCGGCTGGCTGACGCGGGACACGGCCGCCCGCTTCGCCGAGTACGTGTCCGTCGTCGCCGACCGCCTCGGTGACCGCGTGAAGAAGTGGATCACCATCAACGAGCCCGCCGAGCACACCCTGTTCGGGCACGCGCTCGGCGCGCACGCGCCCGGCGAGCAGCTGATGTTCGACGCGCTGCCGGCCGCCCACCACCAGCTCCTGGCCCACGGTCTGGGCGTCCAGGCCCTGCGCGCGGCGGGCGCCGGCGACATCGGCATCGCCAACTCCCACGGCCCGACCTGGTCGGCGTCCCGGGAGCAGGCGGACGTGGAGGCGGCCGACTTCTACGACCTGCTGCTGAACCGCCTGTTCGCCGATCCGCTCCTGCTCGGCGAATACCCCTCCGGCCTCGGCGAGATGATGCCCGGCGACGTCTCGGCCGACCTCAAGGTCATCTCCGAGCCGCTCGACTTCTACGGCGTCAACTACTACGCGCCGACCCGCGTGGGCGCCCCGCAGGGCGCGGACATCGAGTTCGGCGGACTGACGATCCCGGCCGAACTCCCCTTCTCCGTCCGGGAGATCGAGGACGTCCCGGTGACGGACTTCGGCTGGCCGGTGGTCCCGGAGGGCCTGACCGAGCTGCTCACCACCTTCCGGGAGCGCTACGGCGACCGCCTCCCGCCCGTCGTCATCACCGAGAACGGCTGCTCGTACGAGGGGCTGGACGACCAGGACCGGATCGCCTACCTGGACGGCCATGTCCGCGCGCTGCACCGGGCGGTGGAGGCGGGCGTCGACGTGCGCGGCTACTTCGTGTGGTCCCTCCTGGACAACTTCGAGTGGGCGGAGGGGT
Proteins encoded in this region:
- a CDS encoding protealysin inhibitor emfourin — protein: MRIQVRRTGGFAGIERHAEVDTSGRPDAHEWHALAEKAIAAGRGTPPIGVPDGFSYQITVDGKTVYAADPRLTEEQRRLISRVLKEGA
- a CDS encoding M4 family metallopeptidase, producing the protein MTTNGGFEPVFCTVVPPHVLDKLARNDDPALSGPARRTLLRDSELRSRRRVTTEFRLMAAPTAKAPSDQPLRTIYDAEHKTDLPGTKVRGEGSEPGQDATVNRAYAGLGATFDLFLKAYGRHSIDGDGLPLDATVHYDENYGNAFWNGEQMVFGDGDGEIFLDFTLPIDVIGHELAHGVTQYTANLTYFGQPGALNESMSDVFGSLIKQYTLGQTAAEADWLIGAGLLAPGVSGKALRSMKEPGSAYDDDVLGKDPQPATMDDYVRTGRDNGGVHINSGIPNHAFYLVATALGGHAWEKAGRIWYDALAGGELDERAFFADFAKLTVKVAREHFGDGGEELRAVEKAWEQVGVRIL
- the leuA gene encoding 2-isopropylmalate synthase, which translates into the protein MATSQNRQQPSTMPIHKYGRYEQVDIPDRTWPDNRITVAPRWLSTDLRDGNQALIDPMSPERKRRMFDQLVKMGYKEIEVGFPASGQTDFDFVRSIVEEPGAIPDDVTISVLTQAREDLIERTVESLKGAKRATVHLYNATAPVFRRVVFRGSKDDIKQIAVDGTRLVMEYAEKLLGPETEFGYQYSPEIFTDTELDFALEVCEAVMDVYQPGPGREIILNLPATVERSTPSTHADRFEWMSRNISRREHVVISVHPHNDRGTAVAAAELALMAGADRVEGCLFGQGERTGNVDLVTLGMNLFSQGVDPQIDFSDIDEIRRTWEYCNQMEVHPRHPYVGDLVYTSFSGSHQDAIKKGFDAMEADAAAKGVTVDDIEWAVPYLPIDPKDVGRSYEAVIRVNSQSGKGGIAYVLKNDHKLELPRRMQIEFSKIIQAKTDAEGGEVTGGDIWATFQDEYLPNPENPWGRIQVRNGQSTTDTDGVDTLRVEATVDGVDTVLTGTGNGPISAFFDALHSVGVDARLLDYQEHTMSEGASAQAASYIECAIDDKVLWGIGIDANTTRASLKAVVSAVNRAGRSVGGAR
- a CDS encoding GH1 family beta-glucosidase, yielding MATDEHSATHPIPQFPDGFLWGVSTSAHQIEGAADEREPSVWDTFSAEPGRVKDGSTAAVACDHYHRYREDVALLADLGVDAYRFSVSWPRVLSKGGLDFYDRLVDELTGAGVRPVPTLFHWDLPLEFHQAGGWLTRDTAARFAEYVSVVADRLGDRVKKWITINEPAEHTLFGHALGAHAPGEQLMFDALPAAHHQLLAHGLGVQALRAAGAGDIGIANSHGPTWSASREQADVEAADFYDLLLNRLFADPLLLGEYPSGLGEMMPGDVSADLKVISEPLDFYGVNYYAPTRVGAPQGADIEFGGLTIPAELPFSVREIEDVPVTDFGWPVVPEGLTELLTTFRERYGDRLPPVVITENGCSYEGLDDQDRIAYLDGHVRALHRAVEAGVDVRGYFVWSLLDNFEWAEGYARRFGLVHVDFGDPATLKRTPKASYGWYRELLRAQG